In the Pelmatolapia mariae isolate MD_Pm_ZW linkage group LG10_11, Pm_UMD_F_2, whole genome shotgun sequence genome, tgtgcAAAACCTTTCCTGCACTGCAACGGTACCGCCGGACACTTCAGCTGCGAGAACATCCTGCCTCCAAATCGGAGGCCGCACCCTTTGGAGGACCAAGTTTACCAGGTCTGCGTGGATTTACAGATCGTCCAAAAGACTGAATAAACTGACCTCAAAGGGGTCAAAAAGCTGTACAAGACCTTATCGAGCAGCAGTTAAGAGAGAAAGTCCAAATAAACAAAGTCCTGCGGAAAAATCTACAGAGGAAATGAAACAATCACAGCAAGACCTTTCTTTACCAGGGAAACCCACTGCAGAAGCCGCACCCTCCGTCATTTTGACAAGTTTCCCTGATGGCTGAATGACAAACTTACAAGAAAAGGAACAGGGGAAGAGGAAAGTGAAGCTTAGGGTTAGAAGTGATTTTTCCAAGACAAGAACTGTGCTAAAGttaaaatgtcagcataccAGGAGAGGATGTTTCCTGTTCTGTCTGTAGATTGGAGGTTTTTTCCATCATGTCAAACTCCAGAAGAACTGTGGACGATGTGAAGATCCTCCTCGAGTCCTGCGCTGGTGGCGACTCACAGCAGACAGTGAAGTTCTACAACAGCTGGGCCGAGACATACGAGCAGGTCACATACTGACGCACTCTCACATTTCTgaggttaaaaataataattaaaacattagaaattttaaattaataaaaataatttgtaatTGTTGTGGAAGGTCCTGTCAAAATGCTCTGAGATAAGTTACAGTTCCATATAGTTTATGAAGGAACGCTATAACACGAGAGGCTGAGAATCAACTGGGTTAGAAAGTTATAATAGTAAATAGTCTGCTAattgtctttttcttcttcttctccataAATTTACACTGATAGTTGGTGTTTTAGTGCTTTACTGAATGATCGTGGGAGTGTTTGTTGTTCAACTTTAAATTTGGGGAATTTAAATTAACAGGATTTGGAGATGTTGAAATACAGTGGGCCACATCTGGGAGTAGGTTTCCTGAATGCCAACTTCTCTGGGAATCGTGAGGAAGTTCAGATCCTGGATGTTGCCTGTGGATCTGGAATGGTGGCTAAACTGGTGAGTCTGCTGTCCTCAATGAAAACCTCATCCCTGTGGACGCTGAACTGTAAATCAAACTCACAATCCAATTCCAGATGTTTGATCTGGGCTTCAGGCACTTTGTGGGAGTCGATGGCAGTAAAGGTATGCTGGAATGTGCTGCTAAGACTGGCCTCTATCAGGATCTCAGACTGGCCTTACTGGGACAACAACCACTGCCTGCACAGGCTGGTAAACCAGCTTTATCCTGCATCTCACACTGGGCTCATTATTGAGCTggaagataaaacagaaacactgactcTTCTGTTTCTTTGCTGTTTCTAGGTGTGTTTGATTTGGTGGTCATTGTTGGTGCTTTGGATGTTGGTTTTGTTCCAGTCAGTGTTGTCAGGGAGCTCTGCCATGCTGCCAAACCAGGTACCCTTTAACACTGAACAAACTAGAGCATGACTAAAAGTAttaatacacacaaaaaaggggAAGAACGGGTCACAGCTGCTACATAATTCAAATGCTTTATGAAAGTCATAGGAGCTTGCAATCATAGACTTTTCATTATCGATAGTTACTTGCTGGTTTAGAGAAATAAATCTCAAATATATAACCCTAAtattcaaatataaataaaacaaagtgtGACAGCCAGTGGGCTGGCCTTGTTTTCTTGTTGCCTGTCTCTTTCAGGTATGTGGTAGGTGGCGCTGATCCAATTATAGATGCAGCACACTTGAGAAGGCCAGTCCCCTTGCATCATAAAGCCACTTTGACTGAACCTCCGTCTGTGGCTCATTATGCTCTCTTTGTTAGGTTCTGATTGGTGCACTGAGTTCTGGCTACTACTAAAATATCTTACAGCCTTTAAAGCCTTTGTGTGGTCTCCCACTTTCTTGTTGCGTCCTTAGAGCCGGGTTGTGACAAATGGGGGCTCGTCTGGGATCTTGAAATTAATATAAACTGagaacaaaaaaatgaagtaaGGGAAAATACTAAGCTACAATAACTTTGTATAGTTGAAACTGCAAATAACCTACAGGTATTGTCACTTGGTATTGTTGTGGGGAAAAGGCGCCAAAAGCTGGACTCTTGGATGcagtcagtgtgtttatttacagtgtagtAAATAATTACACAACAAAGAATCCCCGTGTGCCTCGATTCCCGTTCCGTGTCTTCCACCCAGTGCTCGTGCTCCGTGTCTCTGCTCCTGTGATACTCGTGCTCGCTGCCCTCTCGTTCCCGCACTCCTGCTGGAAAAGCCACAGGGTAAGCCGTTAGCGCTCACCTAAATCGCGACAGACTAACACTCACTgataaactgaaaacactgacaggTAGTCACGCAACGATCCAGCATCGAGGAACGCTCAGCCACACTGCTATGTAGCTCCCACAACAATCccgatcagctgcaggtgtgtgtgatCCTCCTCCTCCGGTGTTGCCAGTCTCCCAACGGGACATGCCCATCAGGCCCGGTGTCCCAGGAAAACCAGGACACCACACACCCGCACACAGTACAAAGGCAACCCAAGGACACAAGCACAACACATAGTCACAGTACACACCAGCAAGATATAGACAAGTCCAAAACTGCTCATGGGCCCTGGGTCATCAGACCCAACAACAATGTCGACAAAATGTTTTGCACCATCAAAGACACCtgcggtagcacccaaaaggcagaggaagatgctaaccatcgcaaaaaagttggacttctggacatgctaaaggaggggagaagttaccgtattttttggattataaggcgcattaagcaaaacaaaacagtcagataagtcaaactttactcaactcattcttcttgcttcctctgcttccgtaccattgattcattaatgttgaattctttCCCAAAACAGGGTTTggtctttggtttcattctgtaATGCTGGACTGATTTTTCTACAAAAGTCTGAACTTTGAGAttgtttaaaaaagagaaaaaaagtgtaaaaatgttcatgcctgtctgagaaaaatgtataaagtgtgtagtgaggggttttacagccttaaaacaccgataataattgtaaaaaataaagcggGCTACTTCACGGATTTCaagggttatttttagaacgtattcccgcgataaacgaggggcCGCTGTACTGAGTTtctcatttctgtttattttattaagttttagtttttgtgCTTCCATCTGTGCTGTCCTTGCAGTGCATTTCAGAGTTACAGCTATAACTGTAACGGTCCTCGATTTCTCAACTGAAGAATCGGCAGCAGCGTGAAAATGAAAAACCACAAAAGCAATAAAGGCATATTAATTATAAAGAAATTAGAGTAGATTCAGCATAACAAAAGCTGAGCATTCAGAGTTAACAAGCTAGCTGAGTTAAAATGGCActttaagaaaacagaaaacaatgaaaaactatgaaatataaacaaaactatCCAAAAATAATCAACAAGCCTAGACCAAGTGACCAAGGCACAAGCATGAAAAGGGCACAGTTCGACAGCATGTGTGAAGATGCCTTCACTGTCAACAAGCCGGATTCAAAGCAGTAACTACAAAGCTGTCTAGCAATTACAAATTTGTACCCTCGCACTTTGCTGTGAGAGACAGCACAGCTTCTGCTTTGGCGTATTATTCAACCCTCCCGCCCCCGAATCCAACGCCTCCTCCCATGCTTACCTCCCATCCGATGTGGACAGCAGATCAGCTGGAGGTGCGAGCGaagattaagataagataagataacctttattagtcccacacgtgggaaatttgttttgtcacagcaggaagtggacagtgcaaaagttatgaagcaaaaattagaacacaataaaaataaataccgTACACagctgtacagaatagaataaaataaaatactatacacagtagaataaaatagaataaaatatacaataagataaaaatagaatacaaatgctatatacaactgagtaaaaataaaaacaatgccagaaaagattattgcacttagtgttattgcacatgtgtggatgtgtgtgtttgatcagttaaagtctttgttgtggagtctgacagcagtggggaggaaagacctgcgaaatctctccgtctcTCTCCTGCAAAATCTCTGCCCTCTGGacccactgggtccagagggcatcctagaacagagctggccctgcggatcagcctgttcagtctcttcctgtccccagcagagatgctgccgccccagcagaccacaccataaaagatggctgaggccaccacagagtcatagaaggtcttcaggagtgggccctccactccaaacgacctgagtctctgcagcaggtacagtctgctctgccctttcctgtagagggcgtctgagttatgagtccagtccagtctgttgttcagatgaacaccaaggtccacagcctcaatgtccataccttggatgttcagtggttgcagtggaggatgtttgtgcctgcggaagtctaccaccagctccttggttttactggcattgatctggaggtagttcagctggcaccagtccacaaagtcctgagtcagtcctctgtactccttgtcgtccccatcagtgatgaggccgactatagcagagtcatcagagaacttctgcaggaagcactgggtggagttgtgggagaagtctgcagtgtagatggtgaagaggaacggagccagaaccgttccctgtggggcccccgtactgcagacgaccctgtccgacacacagccctgagtcctcacatactgtggtcggtcggtgaggtagtccaaaatccaggtagtgaggtgatggtccactccagagttctccagcttgtccttcagaaccgagggaagaatagtgttgaaggcactggagaaatcaaagaacatgattctcacagtgcttccagcggtctccaggtgagcgagggagcgatgtaggaggtgaatgacggcatcatccgctccaatgccaggctggtaggcaaactgaagtgggtccagtgatgagctcacaaggcgccgaagctgagccaggaccagccgctccagggtcttcatcaggtgggatgtcagagccaccggcctgtagctgttgaggtccttggggcgtgaagtctttggcactggtacaacagcGGTCCCAGATCCAGCTGGATCCACACTGGAATACTCTCCcatgttgcttgtctgtgttttattgtgttatggtgtgttgatatctgtgcattccagattatccttttgtgttacacatttcactgttttttcccttgctacctagcctgacctgtctccccaatgtgatgtttgtgtattgtatgtacggtcggcaaggtctgtcatcttggttgtgggcaactgcaactgacaaataaagtCATCTCATCGTTCCAACATTTCCTTTTAATTATGATCAGTGTGACTATGTTGTTCTGTGTTTAGTAGATACATTTTAGGTTTTGTCCTGCTCTACTTTGAAAGTTAGTCGTTCCTTAAATGTTGCATTAAGTTTTACGTCCACACCGAGATTGCCTTCGTTTTCTGCTCCTGTCTCACTCTCATGATTAACTGAGTGTGTATAATTACACAGGATGTCCTTTCCCTTAGACAGATCAAGTGATATTTGAGTCTAAAAAACTATTATCCCGCCTTTTTTCCAACACTTGTCCAACTGTAACCCTCCTAAACAAGAGCAAGAAGCCATAAAACCAGTGAGAAAACACTTTTCAGCTTGAGGTCTCGCATCTTTATGCTCTAGtctgtgctgttgtgttgttgttatgtCTTGTTATTCTCTGCTGTGTGCAGGAGGTTTTATCTGCATGGTGAGAGGCCACTACAGAGGAACGGCAGCAGAGGAATATAGAAAGGACTTGGAAAGAGAGCTGCAGCTGATGGAGGAAGAGGGGCTGTGGAGTCTGATCGCGGTCAAACAGAGCGACAGATATTTGGTGAACCTACATCAGAACGCTGAGACAGATGAGAGTCACACTCAGGAGGAGTCGTACATCAGGTCGAGCGTATATCTCTACAAGAAATCTGCCAATCAAGCTGATCGAAACTAGGGATGGACGAGCAGGCGAGGGACAGCAGATGAAAATGATCTGGCAATAGcacacaggaagtgtgttacGATAAAAATTAAATACTCTTACTGTGGTAACAATGTTCAGAtgataatattattaataaaatgaTACCTCTGCATGTGtgattttgctgatttttttccatTACATTGGTTGccccccccctcctctcctcctgggATCAAACCAGGAGATTGGGATTGTTCACTTGTTAGGTGAAAGTATAAACCAGTACATGATGGAGCAATGAACAATAAGGACtcttataaataatttattaaacttttgtttataaaatgttttgaattGAATATTGGGAATTTAATTACAACCCCAGCTCCACAAAAAGGTGGAAGGCTGTGTAACATGTAAATAGGGACAGAAAACAATTATTAGCTCCTGAACTCATATTTCATACACAATAGAACATATAAAACActtcaaatatttaaactgaTAACATGtgccattttaagaaaaatatttgctTGTTCTGAATTAGATTGCAGCAACAAGGGCAGGACAACAGTGGGCTGAAAGGATAGTattactaaaaagaaacagatggAGGAACATTATGAAAATAATTATGCTGATTAGCAATGGGTCAGCAACAAGACTGGGAATAAAAGAGCATTTTACATAGGCAAAGCATCTCAGAAAGAAAGATGGGAAAAAGTTATTCAGTctgcaaaatgtgaaaaactcTCAATTTAGAGTCAGCACACACGTCTTTGTCtctgggaggaagccagagttcTCGGGGAGATCATGCAGTCTCCACACAGAAACATCCCAGGCTGAACCCAGGATCTTCTTGCTGTAAcgtaacagtgctaaccactgttccACTGTGCTACCTTAGTGCTGTTAGTTCCACACCTCTACAGTGGACACAGGTACATATCTACAGCATGTAAGCATAGAGCCTACAAGCTAATGCTCTTCCAGCACAGTGACGGTAGTGAGCCAGCATCTGTGTAAAGCTCGAGAGACAGCTGCTATAAATATGCACTCATTTGTTACCACTGCACGTGCCTATGAAGCTAAAGATCTATAGTGAACATGACAGAACATCATATGATATCTAATGTTTTCTAATATGCACCAAACTGAAATGTCTACAGTATGCAGTGAGTAGTAAagctactttttaaattttatcttaatgaccttgtagtaccatatcaccctattagagcacttcgctctcacactgcaggcttacttgttgttcctagagtatttaaaagtagaatgggaggcagagccttcagttttcaggcccctcttctgtggaaccagcttccagtttggattcaggagacagacactatctctacttttaagattaggcttcaaactttcctttttgctaaagcatatacttagggctggaccaggtgaccctgaatcctcccatgatgcactgggtgtttctttttcactcactgtagctgtgtcccaaaacgtaggccgcatccttcggaggacccgtcCTTTgaggtctacgtgggccgggtcctttgaagaccgagaaggctggaagtgtgaggctgtgaaatgggacagtctagccttgagattagcgtcaccgctgtcttggtggagtttaataaactctgccagctgctccttgctatctaaaatataacaggatgctggcgtaaattcttgaccgtctcacacttctgtttaatcagttttctgtttgacgtttattcagctgtgtgaaaccCCGGtggaacccacccgatggattaataaagttttatttaatctaatctaataactttgatctcagcaaaaccgatttactccagaacaaataaaacaccgagtaagttatatatcatgtttaacctgagtagcgaaagacagcgtgggtctgaaaacgatgaagccaggcgtccgctgctctcgccggctcgagtgaccattgaaccccctGGCTAGCTATCGActgggtgggtaacagacgtctccgaaaacgtcagagcacttttgcaaatatgcgatgtcttgataaaccgagcagatatttgaagtttacacagctactttctcacctgaaaatatgttaaaagtttattttgtgacccagaaagagtaataagagtaatattaaaaacttAGTAGCAGCCACCATTTTTgtaaactggaattggctgggtcgcgctatgaattctgggatatggcgGACCatgaaggacacacccgacccatccttcaaatctggggaaaaaaaggacgcatttgtcggccggattcggaggagtctactaattgggacagccttcgttgtgtcgctgtgacgtaatcggtgtacaaatgcgtcctcagaAGGATggagccgacgttttgggacacacagtgtgtttgtacaCCTCTATGCATGTAATcgttaattattattaatctctgtctctcttccgcAGTATGTCtgtatcctgtcttccttctctcaccccaaccaatcacagcagatgggcccgcccctccctgagcctggttctgccggaggtttcttcctgttaaaagggagtttttccttcccactgtcggcaaagtgcttgctcatagggggtcatatgattgttgagaTTTCTCCATTTCCTCTGTGGAAtatttaccttacagtatacaACACCTTGACacaactgttattgtgatttggtgctgtataaagaAAACTTAGTTGAATTAATCTCCTGCTTCTTCTGGTTTCTACTGGTTTAGCTACTTGATGCTGCACTCTTGAAGCAGATATGTTTAAGGGCCCTGTTAAAGGTAAAAATAGTGACAGTGTGCCAATGCTGAGTGTTGACCAGAGACAATGTAAGAGAGAGACATTAAGAACTCGTGAGCTGAAATCTACTGAAGAATTCTGAAACATAAGCAAAACTTCCAGTGGAAGAAATAAAAACTCAGTAAACTTTGAGCTTTCAGTTGTTTATGTCCTGACCACTGGAATAAAGGtttacatacagtggcttgcaaaagtattcagccccttgaactttcccacattttgtcacattacagccacaagcatgaatcaatgttatcggaattccacgtgaaagaccaatacaaagtggtgtacacgtcaGAAGTGGAACGacaatcatacatgattccaaacattttttacaaataaataactgaaaagtagggtgtgcgtaattattcagccccctgagtcaatacttgccacagattctggattggatttagacagcagacaggtcagggataaagttactgAGAAAtgtaaagcaggcttaggctacaaaaagatttcccaagccttgaacatcccacggagcactgttcaagccatcattcagaaatggaaggagtatggcacaactgtaaacctaccaagacaaggtcgtccacctaaactcacaggccgaacaaggagagcgctgatcagaaatgcagccaagaggcccatggtgactctggacgagctgcagagatctacagctcaggtgggggaatctgtccataggacaactattagtcgtgcactgcacaaagttggcctttatggaagagtggcaagaagaaagccattgttaacagaaaaccataagaagtcccgtttgcagtttgccacaagccatgtgggggacacagcaaacatgtggaagaaggtgctctggtcagatgagaccaaaatgcaaaacgctatgtgtggcggaaaactaacactgcacatcactctgaacacaccatccccactgtcaaatatggtggtggcagcatcatgctctgggggtgcttctcttcagcagggacagggaagctggtcagagttgatgggaagatggatggagccaaatacagggcaatcttggaagaaaacctcttggagtctgcaaaagactggagactggggcggaggttcaccttccagcaggacaacgaccctaaacataaagccatggcaacaatggaatggtttaaaacaaaacatatccatgtgttagaatggcccagtcaaagtccagatctaaatccaatccagaatctgtggcaagatctgaaaactgctgttcacaaacgctgtccatctaatctgactgagctggagctgttttgcaaagaagaatgggcaaagatttcagtctgtagatgtgcaaagctggtagagacataccctaaaagactggcagctgtaattgcagcaaaaggtggttctacaaagtattgactcagggggctgaataattacgcacaccctacttttcagttatttatttgtaaaaaatgtttggaatcatgtatgattttcgttccacttctcacgtgtacaccactttgtgttggtctttcacgtggaattccaataaaactgattcatgtttgtggctgtaatgtgacaaaatgtggaaaagttcaaggggctgaatacttttgcaagccactgtatgtaaaCCTTTATTCCAGTGGTCAGGACATAAACAACTGAAAGCTCAAAGTTTACTGAGTTTTTATTTCTTCCACTGGAAGTTTTGCTTATGTTTCAGAATTCTTCAGTAGATTTCAGCTCACGAGTTCTTAATGTCTCTCTCTTACATTGTCTCTGGTCAACACTCAGCATTAGCACACTGTCACTATTTTTACCTTTAACAGGGCCCTTAAACATATCTGCTTCAAGAGTGCAGCATCAAGTAGCTAAACCAGTAGAAACCAGAAGAAGCAGGAGATTAATTCAACTAAGTTTtctttatacagcaccaaatcacaataacagttgtGTCAAGGTGTTGTAtactgaataattacgcacaccccactttgcagttatttatttgtaaaaaatgtttggaatcatgtatgattttcgttccacttctcacgtgtacaccactttgtgttggtctttcacgtggaattccaataaaattgattcatgtttgtggctgtaatgtgacaaaatgtgggaaagttcaagggggccgaatacttttgcaagcctcTGTAGATAACGCTGTCATGATGGCTGCCCAGTGGTGAGGTTTGATTTTAGAAGGACTTGACTTGGACTTctgattcaattcagtttaatttacaTACATCACCAACAAACAACAATAACCATTCAAGGCACCCTGTACTGTAACGCCAACGCCAGCACAAGCTCGACGAATATGTAACCTTTAAGTTCACATTTTTGGCTCCAGTCCTAATTTTACAGCTTATTAAGAGACTTCCTGTACAGGTACATGGTTCCATGGAGAAAATCCTCCTTTTTCTCATCCTTGCTTTTATCATTATAAACATCTATCATGTATCTGTGCATCTCTTTGGTATCCACAGGGCTCCACAGGCCCTCCTCCACCATCAGCTGCAGTTCACGCTCCATAgatgttttgtatttgtttccaGACTCGGACTTTGGGTCCACTCTGGACATGCAGACGTAGCCccctgaaagaggaaaaaacaacaaaaccacaACAATTTATGAATATTTCTTTCTTTGAGAAACAAAAAGTTTGCTCAGGTTTGCTCGACACTGTAGGATGTGCTCCAACGTCAGGAGAGCATGAGTCCTCTGCCACATGCTGTCacatattgtgtgtttttattcatcTGAGGTCGCATTTACTGTAATTTGAAGA is a window encoding:
- the LOC134635586 gene encoding methyltransferase-like protein 27; amino-acid sequence: MSNSRRTVDDVKILLESCAGGDSQQTVKFYNSWAETYEQDLEMLKYSGPHLGVGFLNANFSGNREEVQILDVACGSGMVAKLMFDLGFRHFVGVDGSKGMLECAAKTGLYQDLRLALLGQQPLPAQAGVFDLVVIVGALDVGFVPVSVVRELCHAAKPGGFICMVRGHYRGTAAEEYRKDLERELQLMEEEGLWSLIAVKQSDRYLVNLHQNAETDESHTQEESYIRSSVYLYKKSANQADRN